The following DNA comes from Pseudorasbora parva isolate DD20220531a chromosome 8, ASM2467924v1, whole genome shotgun sequence.
CCCATAAGTCAGGGTCCATGGGACACAGTGGATGAATGGTCTGTGGCTGGTGAGAGGGAAGATTCTTTCCGAGATATGGATAACACTAAACTGCAACAACCTAGCGCCATCTATGCCCCAGTTCAGCCAGTTCACCATCCTCAGTCTTCTCCATATCATCGGCCCTGGGAAGGTCACCAGTCTACGCCACTGATACAGAGATCTTTCCCTGCAAAGGATGGGCTACTACCACATCGTGGAGCTGCACCCTACCATCCACAATCAATGTTGTCTCCATCCTTGCCCGCTCCTACCTATGGTCAGCAACGCCAGTCAGCTTACACAACAGCTCCATCTCTAAGGCAACACCAACCTTTTCCTACTACAGCAGTGGGCTCTTCACTCAGTTTGAATCAGGGAACTGGCTATTACAATCTGCCCAACACAGTGCAGGCGAGAACAGTTGAGCCCCGAAGTGACACTAATATGTTAGACATTTTGGAAACAATGATGGGTGAACTTCAGATTATGAAAGATCAGATATTGGCCGCTGCACCTACTAAATCAAACACTGAGTCAGCCATGTGGGGTGAACTTAATCAGCATCATCCATCTCCTTATCAGAGAACAGCTCAGCCAATACCAGGCCTCTATGGAGAGACTTCGGTCCCTCACTGGCATTCATGAACATACCATGAGTTCCCTAGAGAGACATTATCCTAATCAAGTGTGTTATCAGTTTCCACAACCCACGAGGTCAAAGTCAGGCCATAGATCTCCTCATTTCTCAAATATGAACCCTGCAGGGCAAGAAACCACCTACCGAGGTCCAGTGCCGACCATACCCAActtctgcattaaagaccccaGCGAGTTTACTCGGTTAAAGATAGCCCTCGAGAACCTCTTACCATCCGATGCTACGGAACTGTTCCGGTACCAAATCCTGCTAGATCATCTAAAGCTAGATGAAGCTCGTCTGGTGGCAGATTCCTACCTCAATTCACCATTTCCATACTCTGAGACCATGGCTGCTCTGAACAAAAGGTTTGGCCAGCCACACAAGTTGGCACTCAAGAAGATTGCCTTGAGTGATGGATTCATCAGATATCCGACGAGGAGATACTGAGGCCTTTGATAATTTTGCATATCAGGGCTCTAGTTGGTATGTTGGAGATGCTTGGAGATGAAGGCGAAGCTGAAGTTCGATGTGGGTCACATGTAGAATGACTGTTGAGTAAGTTATCTGCTAAAATGAGATCAGGATTCCGAAGACAGATGTACCACCGTCCTGGGTCTGTGTATAACCTTCGTGAGTTTTCTGAATGGCTACAGTATGAGGCCTGGTGTCAAAGCAGTGAGGCACAGATAAGTTACAAGAGCCAGAGACCAGAACGTCGGCGAGAAATCAAAACTACTTCTCGTTCAGCTACCATCCTTCATGGAGCAGATGATATTATCATGAAGGTAACCCCAGCACCGGCTCAAGTTAAGCCAGTTTCAGTGGAGAAACCTAAAGCCCTGCCTAGAGCCTTTTGTCCATACTGCGATAAAGAGGATCATTATCTCAGTCAATGTACCACCTTTCAGACCTTTGATAAGCAGCAGATGATAGACTGGATCCAAACCAACCGTCATTGCTGTGGACGTGCACACCAAGCAGCCCATTGCACACTCAGGAAGCCTTGTAGCATCTGCAAAGGGAAGCATTTGCAAATCCTGCATGATGTCAACACAAAGAGTACCAGAGAATGTTCCTGCCTGGTTAGTTCCACCACTGAAACGCTGTACTTGGATAGACCAACTGACTGTAGACGCGTTCTCCTCAAGGTCATTAGGGTCTTGCTATGCTATGGAGGCAGGATACTCGACACCTATGCTGTCATGGATGATGGGTCTGAGTGGACTATTCTACTTCCTGATGCCTCTCATAAGCTCGGCAAACAAGGTCAAACTGAAAACATAGCCTTGCGGACCATACGCCAAGATGTGCAGACCATCAGTGGTACTTCAGTTACCTTTCACATATCTTCTGCGACTGAACCACAGAAGACCTTCAAGATTAATGCAGCATTCACTGCAAAACGCCTTGGTCTGGCTGATTACACGTATCCCATGAGTTTGCTGGAGAAATATAAGCACCTTAAAGATCTTCCCCTTCAAGCCTTTGAAAAAGTGAGTCCTTTACTTCTTATAGGAGCTGACAATACCCACCTGATCACACCGATTGCACATGTCCGAATAGGTCCACCTGGTGGTCCGGCTGTAATAAAGACAAGGCTTGGATGGACGCTGCAGGGACCAGCCAAGATGGTGGAGACCCAATTGCAGCCACAACAGTGCCTTTTCCTGTCCCACACCCCTGCTGAACTGGAGCTCAAAAAAGATGTTGAAAGGCTATGGCAACTTGATGTTCTGCCTTTTCGCTGTGAGAAAGAGGTGACAAGGTCCAGAAAGGATCAGGACGCCATTAACCTCTTAGAGACCAAGACGACTCGCGTTAAGGTGAATGGAATTTTACGTTACGAGACACCCTTGTTGCGCAGAAAGAATTCACCACTCTTTTGTGCTCCCAAAGAGGCTGTGGTCCCAAGTCTCCGAGGTATGACAGCAAGGATTGTATTGTGTTCAATTGCTCTTTCCATTATATGGGACTGAACCTTAATGAATCCTTGATGCCAGGTCCAGCCTTAAGCCCTTCTTTGCTGGGTGTTCTACTTCGCTTCAGGGAGCACTGTGTGGCTATCAGCGGTGATATATGTGGAATGTTCCACCAAGTCCTACTCTTACCTGAGGAGAAGCCCCTCCTGCGCTTTCTCTGGCGTGGTATGAGACAAGATGATCCCCCTGACACCTATGAATGGCAGGTGCTACCATTTGGGACCACCTGCAGCCCCTGCTGTGCCTCCTTCGCCCTCCAGAGACACGTCTCATCGTACAGCACAGCCAATGAAGATGTGAGTCATTCTGTTGAACAATACTTCTATGTGGACAACTGTCTCCAGAGCTTACCATCAGCTCAAGAGGCACGGCAGCTATTGGATAAACTTCGTGAGCTGCTTGCATCTGGAGGGTTTGATATCCATCAATGGGCCAGTAACGTGCAGGAAGTCGTCAGTCACTTGCTACCAGAAGCCAGATCTGCTAAGCTAGAGCTGTGGCTCTCACATGATAAAGTAGACCCCCGTGAACCACCTTGGGTCTGAATTGGCACTGTGAATCCGACCATCTAGGATTCAGACACAGACCTGTCACTTACAGTGCTCTAACGATGCGGAAGATATATCGTGTGTTAGTCAGTCAGTATGACCCCCTTGGTGTCAATTTTCCTTTTACCACTCGAGCCAAGGTGATTGTTCAACAGCTCTGGGCTAGGACAGGAACTGGGATGATCCACACCTCCCTGAGGATATTCAGCAGGCATGGGAGATGTGGGAAGCTGAGCTTCAGTACTTACCTCTTGTAGTACTGCCTAGGTGCTACACTCCATCCAGCATGGACAACCCAGAGGTCACTCAAGAGATCCATATCCTCACCGATGCTCCTGAGAAAGCTTACGGGGCAGTTGCTTACCTTCGCTCAGAAGACCATTGTGGGAATATACACCTTTCCTTCCTCTTAGCCCGATCGCGTGTCGCTTCACGTAAGCAGTGCTgaattcctaaacttgagctgTGTGCTGCTCTTACATTAGCGCAGTTGGCCAAGTTGGCTGTAAAGGAGCTCACCTTGAAGATCCAGAAGATCACTTTCTGGACAGATTCAACAACTGTCCTCCACTGGTTACATTCTGAATCCTGCCGCTTCAAGGTGTTTGTGGGTACGAGGGCAGAAATTCAAGAATTAACTGACATCAAAGCTTGGCATTACGTTGACTCTGCCAGGAACCCTGCGGATGATCTTACCCGTGGTAAGAGCCTGAAGGACCTTGGTGAACCCAATCGGTGGACTCAAGGGCCAAAGTTCCTCCTCCAACCACAGAATGCCTGGCCAACACCAGGGCCGATAATTCACAGCCTAGGGCCTGATGACACAACAGAATTAAAGAGAAGTGCATTCTGTGGTATGATTCAATCAACACCGCCGACAGCAGTGAAGTTTAGTACCTGGAAAAACTTGGTCGAAATGGTAGCACTGGAGCTGCATGGGGCGGCAGAACAGAGTGGTTCCCCTCCATCAAGTGCTTACCACAAGGCGGAGCTGATTGCACTGAGACAGGTCCAGTTGGACAGCTTTCCTGAAGACTACCATCTATTGAAGAGCGTAAAGCCTGTTCTTTCTAGCAGTCGCTTACTATGTCTTTCCCCTGAGTTTGACAGAACTAGTGATCTGATACGTGTTGGAGGACGATTGAGACAGGTGGAAGGACTAGACCCAAACACAGTACACCCTATTGTACTGGATCCCAGTCACCCTAACACTTGGTTACTCATAAAAGAATATGATCCTCACCTTTGCCATCCAGGACCAGAACGTGTGTTTGCGGAGCTTCGCCGAAAGGTATGGATACTGAGAGGGAGTGAGGCAGTGAGAAAGCATCAGAGGGCATGTCTTGAATGCTGCAAATGGAGGTCTAAGCCAGCCTCCCGGAAAATGGTTGATCTTCCTCCACCACGACTTCGGCTGTTCAAGCCTGCTTTCCATTCGACCGGAATGGACTGTTTTGGACCTCTTTTGGTCAAGGTGGGATGGAGAAGCGATGGGGACTTCTATTTAAGTGCCTGACCACCAGGGCTGTGCATCTGGAGCTACTGACATCCATAGACAGTGATGCCTTTCTCATGGCACTACGACGGTTCATTGGTCGCCATGGGAAACCTGCAGAGTTATATTCTGACCAAGACACCAACTTCAGAGGGGGAGAAACAGAACTTAAGGAAGCCTTCAATCAGCTCAGTGGTGATCTACAACAGCAGCTAGCGAAACAACAGATTAGCTTCCATTTCAATCCTCCAGCTGCTCTACACTTCGGCGGGGTGTGGGAACGAGAGATTCGTTCACTTAAGGCTGCTCTCTAAACCCCTCTGGGCTCTGAAACAGTCACTGAAGAAGTGCTCCGTACTGTA
Coding sequences within:
- the LOC137084598 gene encoding uncharacterized protein gives rise to the protein MRSGFRRQMYHRPGSVYNLREFSEWLQYEAWCQSSEAQISYKSQRPERRREIKTTSRSATILHGADDIIMKVTPAPAQVKPVSVEKPKALPRAFCPYCDKEDHYLSQCTTFQTFDKQQMIDWIQTNRHCCGRAHQAAHCTLRKPCSICKGKHLQILHDVNTKSTRECSCLVSSTTETLYLDRPTDCRRVLLKVIRVLLCYGGRILDTYAVMDDGSEWTILLPDASHKLGKQGQTENIALRTIRQDVQTISGTSVTFHISSATEPQKTFKINAAFTAKRLGLADYTYPMSLLEKYKHLKDLPLQAFEKVSPLLLIGADNTHLITPIAHVRIGPPGGPAVIKTRLGWTLQGPAKMVETQLQPQQCLFLSHTPAELELKKDVERLWQLDVLPFRCEKEVTRSRKDQDAINLLETKTTRVKVNGILRYETPLLRRKNSPLFCAPKEAVVPSLRGMTARIVLCSIALSIIWD